A window of Solea senegalensis isolate Sse05_10M linkage group LG20, IFAPA_SoseM_1, whole genome shotgun sequence contains these coding sequences:
- the gjb9b gene encoding gap junction protein beta 9b, which yields MNWSALEALLSGVNKYSTVFGRVWLSMVFVFRVMVFVVAAQRVWGDESKDFVCNTAQPGCNNVCYDHIFPISHIRLWALQLIFVTCPSLMVVGHVKYREKKDQQYTVSHKGAHLYANPGKKRGGLWWTYLVSLIFKAGFDAGFLYILYYVYDGYDMPRLSKCSLEPCPNVVDCFISRPTEKKIFTIFMVVSSALCIVMCICEMIYLICKRVQKLIKRKAEADRRMFAETHEMAPLAAPRSSIRVDPTVSIQNLSNTKAEEKPEKK from the exons atgaaCTGGTCTGCACTGGAGGCCCTCCTCAGCGGGGTCAACAAATACTCCACCGTCTTTGGCCGCGTCTGGCTCTCCATGGTCTTCGTCTTCAGGGTGATGGTGTTCGTAGTGGCGGCCCAGAGGGTGTGGGGCGATGAGAGCAAGGATTTTGTCTGCAACACGGCCCAGCCGGGCTGCAACAACGTGTGCTACGACCACATCTTCCCCATCTCCCACATCCGCCTGTGGGCCCTTCAGCTCATCTTCGTCACCTGTCCGTCGCTGATGGTGGTCGGGCACGTCAAGTATCGGGAGAAAAAGGACCAGCAGTACACCGTCTCCCACAAGGGAGCCCATCTCTATGCCAACCCTGGGAAGAAACGAGGGGGACTGTGGTGGACCTACTTG GTGAGTCTGATTTTCAAGGCAGGCTTTGACGCTGGCTTCCTCTACATCCTCTATTACGTCTACGATGGTTATGACATGCCCCGCCTGTCCAAGTGCTCCCTGGAGCCTTGCCCCAACGTTGTAGACTGTTTCATATCTCGGCCCACCGAGAAGAAGATCTTCACCATCTTCATGGTGGTCTCCTCTGCACTCTGCATCGTCATGTGCATCTGCGAGATGATTTATCTCATCTGCAAACGGGTCCAGAAGCTCATCAAGAGGAAGGCCGAGGCAGACAGGAGGATGTTCGCAGAGACTCATGAGATGGCGCCGCTGGCAGCGCCAAGGTCATCAATCAGGGTGGATCCTACAGTGTCTATCCAGAACCTCAGTAACACCAAGGCTGAGGAGAAACCCGAGAAAAAATAG
- the pef1 gene encoding peflin encodes MSFHYGQGYPGGGNPQPNAPYGGGRGPYGAPPSAPYGGAAGQPGGSYGGYGAPAHGAQYGHVPGGAPSGHYGGYGGQPHGGHYGHHAPAGNVPPGVNPEAYQWFHTVDTDRSGFINLKELKQALVNSNWSAFNDETCLMMINMFDKTRSGRIDLFGFSALWDFMQRWRVLFQQYDRDRSGTINGTELHQALAQMGYNLSPQFSETLVQRFTMRGGRPGIQLDRFIQVCTQLQSMTQVFRERDTTMTGNIRLNYEDFLSGAVTRLM; translated from the exons ATGAGTTTCCACTACGGACAG GGCTATCCAGGAGGGGGCAACCCACAACCAAATGCTCCATATGGAGGTGGACGTGGTCCTTATGGTGCTCCCCCCTCAGCTCCGTATGGAGGTGCCGCAGGTCAACCAGGAGGTTCCTATGGTGGTTATGGAGCCCCAGCTCACGGAGCGCAGTATGGACACGTACCAGGGGGTGCCCCCAGTGGACATTATGGAGGTTATGGTGGACAGCCTCACGGCGGACATTATGGACACCATGCTCCTGCAG GTAACGTTCCTCCTGGAGTTAACCCAGAGGCATATCAGTGGTTCCACACTGTTGACACGGACCGCAGTGGCTTCATCAACCTAAAGGAGCTGAAGCAAGCACTTGTCAACTCCAACTGGTCTGCTTTTAACGATGAGACCTGCCTCATGATGATCA ATATGTTTGACAAAACCCGGTCAGGTCGAATTGACCTGTTTGGCTTCTCAGCACTGTGGGACTTCATGCAGCGATGGAGAGTGCTCTTTCAGCAATATGACAGAGACCGTTCTGGGACCATCAATGGCACAGAGCTACACCAAG CCCTGGCTCAGATGGGCTATAACCTCAGTCCCCAGTTTTCTGAGACGTTGGTGCAGCGATTCACCATGCGAGGTGGGCGACCGGGCATCCAGCTGGACCGCTTCATCCAGGTGTGCACACAGCTCCAGAGCATGACGCAGGTCTTCAGGGAGAGGGACACGACCATGACTGGCAATATCCGCCTCAACTATGAGGACTTCCTCTCTGGTGCCGTCACCAGGCTAATGTGA
- the smim12 gene encoding small integral membrane protein 12 yields MWPIVWTAMRTYAPYVTFPVAFVVGAVGYHLEWFIRGTPKHRGEEEKSVLELREERKLQEQVGMDSTKVLSLKEKLEFTPKAALDRNRPEKS; encoded by the coding sequence ATGTGGCCTATAGTGTGGACCGCAATGCGGACCTATGCTCCTTATGTCACCTTTCCTGTTGCCTTTGTAGTCGGAGCCGTGGGCTACCACCTGGAGTGGTTCATCAGAGGGACCCCAAAACATCGgggggaagaggagaagagcgTCTTAGAGCTCAGGGAAGAAAGGAAGCTTCAGGAACAAGTCGGTATGGACAGCACAAAGGTGCTTAGCCTCAAAGAGAAACTTGAATTTACACCTAAAGCAGCTCTGGACAGGAACCGACCTGAAAAGAGCTAA
- the gja4 gene encoding gap junction protein alpha 4 codes for MSRADWSFLEHLLEEGQEYSTGIGRIWLTVLFLFRMLVLGAAAESAWDDEQADFVCNTKQPGCTSVCYDKAFPISHFRYFVLQVIFVSTPTIFYFGYVAIRARNDTAKEEEEKKEEVGGRRGTIVIEGGKKNVTRDNAEGKEKKEDVGKDRRAFKVSSQAPKLKGRLLCAYAFSILLKVLLEAGFLVGLWILYGGFIMAAKFECTRSPCPYTVDCFVSRPTEKTIFTIYTQAIAAISLLLNLIELLHLLQLAITHRLEKRYCTPQQVYLPQSEQVPAGQKTPEIQTEGLRAYNARGHVNHQLQGEATCYSNPSESYRDLPIEVNWGPEETGSDLLPSYLNCMGAMRTSHSPRTHYKKQTHHLDKKSKNHKGHSKQKHYV; via the coding sequence ATGTCCAGAGCTGACTGGTCCTTCCTGGAGCACCTGCTGGAGGAGGGCCAAGAATATTCAACAGGCATTGGCCGCATCTGGCTCACCGTCCTCTTCCTGTTTCGCATGCTGGTACTGGGAGCTGCTGCAGAATCTGCCTGGGACGACGAGCAAGCCGACTTTGtctgcaacacaaaacaaccgGGCTGCACGTCTGTTTGCTACGACAAAGCCTTCCCCATTTCCCACTTTCGCTATTTTGTCCTCCAAGTCATATTTGTGTCCACGCCAACTATCTTCTATTTCGGATATGTGGCTATAAGGGCCAGGAATGACACggcaaaggaggaggaggagaagaaggaagaagtcGGAGGACGGAGAGGAACAATTGTAATAGAGGGGGGCAAGAAGAATGTGACGAGAGACAATGCAGAGGGTAAGGAGAAAAAGGAGGATGTGGGGAAAGATAGAAGAGCTTTCAAGGTTTCCTCTCAGGCTCCTAAACTAAAGGGCAGGCTGCTGTGTGCGTATGCATTCAGCATCCTGTTAAAAGTCCTCCTAGAAGCTGGCTTCCTTGTTGGGCTTTGGATTCTTTATGGTGGCTTCATTATGGCAGCAAAATTTGAGTGCACAAGGTCCCCATGTCCTTACACGGTGGACTGTTTTGTCTCTCGGCCCACGGAGAAGACAATCTTCACCATCTACACTCAGGCGATCGCTGCCATATCCCTGCTCCTCAACCTCATCGagcttctccacctcctccagctTGCCATTACCCACCGTCTTGAGAAGCGATACTGCACCCCACAGCAGGTCTACCTACCTCAGTCTGAGCAGGTACCAGCCGGGCAAAAGACTCCAGAAATTCAGACAGAGGGGTTGCGGGCTTACAACGCCAGGGGGCACGTTAACCACCAACTGCAGGGTGAAGCTACGTGCTACTCCAACCCCAGTGAAAGCTATAGGGATCTACCAATAGAGGTGAACTGGGGACCAGAGGAAACTGGGAGTGACCTGCTTCCTAGTTATCTGAACTGCATGGGCGCAATGCGGACATCACATTCCCCAAGAACccattataaaaaacaaacccatcaCCTTGATAAAAAGAGTAAGAACCATAAGGGGCACTCGAAGCAGAAGCATTATGTCTGA